ACTTTGCATACGATCAGTGATTGTTTCACCAAATGTGAAAAAGATACCAATACCAACTGCGGCGATAACTCCTAGAATTAACCCGTATTCCGTCATCCCTTGTCCTTTTTCTTCGCGTAATAATTTATATAAAAGATTTTTCATGTTTACCATCCATCCTTTATTTAGATTCTATAGTTAGTGTACTGCTTTGTGTGTTGATTATTTATTGTAATTATTGCTTGTTTTCAGGCTAACGCTTGGCCTTACATTGATAATAACATCGTTTCTTACGTTCGAATAGCGGGAGTTGCTGGAATAAAATTCCCAGTTCGTTGGATGGATAACATTGTAAGTTGGGGGGGATAAAGATGAAAATATATACACGAACAGGTGAAGAGATCGCCACAGACATTCGGTTGAGACAAGCACAGACATTTTCCAAACGGCTTAAAGGTTTAATGTTTCGGCATAAACCACTCGTTAACGAAGGCATTGTCCTCTACCCTTGCAACTCGATCCATATGTTTTTTATGTTTATCGCGATTGATGTTATTTTTTTAGATCACCACAATCAAGTCATCAAAGCCGTTCCAAACGTAAAGCCATGGCGCGTCTTATTACCAGTAAAAGGTGCACAAACAACTTTAGAAGTACCGCTACAGACCATTATCCGTTACAACATTACCAATGGAGATATGATCACATTTTAAGGAAAACATATGTGCAGAAGTTGTATAAAATAACTAATTTTACTAACGCTAAACAGTATCAACTAAACGTGGAGTGAACAAGATGAAAAAGAATATCATTTGCCTTTTGTTAGTCATTATTTTATCAATCCCTACCGTTTCCCTCGCTCAACTACACGATGACGAGCTTTACTCATTTTTACAAACATTAGAGTGGAACCAACAACATTTAGAGCAGTACTTAGCTAGTTACGATAGGTCTTTAGCGGACTTTGAAACGTTAACAGAGTTGAAAGCCTTTTTAGGAGAACCAATTAATGAAGATAATTTAAATCAATTACTCACTAAATATCAGTTAACCCATGATGAGCTGGAACGTTTATTAGCTGATTTCGGTGAGTCCCTTGAAGATTACCGTTTTATTGAGGATTTAGATACAGAAATCTCTTTTTATTTAGATCACAGCAGGGAGTATCAACTCATTACCGGTTTCCTCTCGATTTTAGATTTAACAGCTGAAGAGCTCGATCAATTTTTAGATCATTTATATGAAATTGAACAGGATCAATTTAAACAGCAATTAACAAGTTTAGAAGCAACCCTAACTGAACTGCGCGCGCAACATGATCAAATGGGAGAACTTAACGATACAGCTTTACGGTCACTTCTTAATCAAATGATTGAAACATTCAATGTTGAGGTCGATTATAAATGGGAAACTGACAATGAAGCACGAGAGGACGTAGAACACGTTACAACCCTAAGTGAAGCTCCTGGGCCGAGCCTGTTCGTTTCTGTCTTTAATCAAGATGGAAACCTCATCGCTGATATGACCGTTGATGAAGAAGTGTTTGCTTCAGATGTAATCGTTGAAGCAGCTAGTGAAACCGTTAATCTGGCTCAATTGTCAACAAACTTAAATGAAACCGTTATCGCTGCTAAACTACCACAAACAGCTTCACCCTATAGTTTGAATACAGCGTTCGGCTTGTTGCTTTCCGTTTTTTCACTATTCATGTTCATTAGAGCTAAGACTAGCAAATGGACACCTTAAAGCAAAAGCGAATCGTTACGACTATCTGGCTGTTGATTTTTATCGTAGCGATTGGATTTACGGTGTTGAATGTTCGACAATTTCTCGAAGGATACCTTGTCGTCCAACCAAAAGAAGACGTTCGCGAAGTTGGCCTGTTACAAGATCACCGGCCAAGCAAAGGTGATTACCTAGGTACACTCGAAATACCTAAACTCGAGGTTTCCATTCCGATTT
The sequence above is drawn from the Desertibacillus haloalkaliphilus genome and encodes:
- a CDS encoding DUF192 domain-containing protein, with amino-acid sequence MKIYTRTGEEIATDIRLRQAQTFSKRLKGLMFRHKPLVNEGIVLYPCNSIHMFFMFIAIDVIFLDHHNQVIKAVPNVKPWRVLLPVKGAQTTLEVPLQTIIRYNITNGDMITF
- a CDS encoding processed acidic surface protein; its protein translation is MKKNIICLLLVIILSIPTVSLAQLHDDELYSFLQTLEWNQQHLEQYLASYDRSLADFETLTELKAFLGEPINEDNLNQLLTKYQLTHDELERLLADFGESLEDYRFIEDLDTEISFYLDHSREYQLITGFLSILDLTAEELDQFLDHLYEIEQDQFKQQLTSLEATLTELRAQHDQMGELNDTALRSLLNQMIETFNVEVDYKWETDNEAREDVEHVTTLSEAPGPSLFVSVFNQDGNLIADMTVDEEVFASDVIVEAASETVNLAQLSTNLNETVIAAKLPQTASPYSLNTAFGLLLSVFSLFMFIRAKTSKWTP
- a CDS encoding Flp family type IVb pilin, which gives rise to MKNLLYKLLREEKGQGMTEYGLILGVIAAVGIGIFFTFGETITDRMQSIIDSLTNDFNQQP